The Etheostoma spectabile isolate EspeVRDwgs_2016 unplaced genomic scaffold, UIUC_Espe_1.0 scaffold00000690, whole genome shotgun sequence genome contains a region encoding:
- the LOC116674562 gene encoding protein canopy 4, which produces MKLIILVLFCVCCSVTSEEDERLPNKCEVCKFLSVELQGALEKTGRSKEVLEVGEVLGTGKRKRKIKYNTSETRLTEAVDNICERILQYNVHAERPGSLRYAKGASQTMTTLKNLVHKGVKVDLGLPYELWDEPSVEVSHMKKQCETMLEQYEEVVEDWYFHHQDKRLENFLCENHVLKTSEQECIKEALKGDMGNKGGGKEADGDSTEEEGTRHDAGEL; this is translated from the exons ATGAAACTTATCATACTGGTTCTCTTTTGTGTCTGCTGCTCTGTAACATCAGAAGAAGACGAGAGACTGCCGAATAAATGCGAAG TGTGTAAGTTTTTGTCAGTAGAGCTGCAGGGCGCTCTGGAGAAAACTGGTCGCTCCAAAGAAGTCCTGGAGGTCGGAGAAGTGCTGGGCACAGGCAAGAGAAAACGAAAGATTAAATACAACACCTC GGAAACTCGGCTGACTGAAGCGGTAGACAATATATGTGAACGCATCCTGCAATATAATGTTCATGCAGAGAGGCCTGGCAGCCTCCGATACGCCAAG GGTGCCAGTCAGACCATGACGACCCTAAAGAACCTGGTCCACAAAGGAGTTAAAGTGGATTTGGGTCTGCCGTATGAGCTGTGGGATGAACCCTCTGTAGAGGTGTCACACATGAAAAAACAG tgtgagACAATGCTGGAGCAGTATGAGGAGGTTGTGGAGGACTGGTACTTCCATCATCAGGACAAGAGGCTGGAGAACTTCCTTTGTGAGAACCACGTCCTCAAGACATCGGAGCAAG aATGTATAAAGGAGGCATTAAAAGGAGACATGGGGAACAAAGGAGGGGGCAAGGAAGCAGATGGTGACAGCACAGAAGAAGAGGGAACAAGACATGACGCTGGCGAGCTATGA